Sequence from the Anaerohalosphaeraceae bacterium genome:
TGGCGCGAATGGATGAGGATTTTATCACGGCTCTGAAGTACGGGATGCCGCCGGCCGGCGGATTGGGCATCGGCATCGACCGGCTCGTGATGCTGCTGACGGATGCACCGAGCATTCGCGATGTCATCCTCTTTCCGCTGCTCAAGCCCGCTCCCGCCGGGCCGCTGCCGGAATGTGCGGAGGAAACGGACGCTTCCTCCTGACGGTCGAAGTTTTGGAATTCGCAGGAGCAGTCTGTGTGAAACACGTATCCTTTTTTTTATGCGGCCGCTACCTTCGTCGGCGCCGGATGATGCTGCTGAGCATCACCGCCGTGGCCCTCAGCTGTGCCCTGCTGCTGATTACCGCCAGTCTGTTTACCGGCTTTATCGCCGCCCTCGAAACCAGCACAACACGCCATCTGGGCGATATTGTCCTGGAGGCCCCCTCCGGACAGCTGATTACCGACTTTCAGACCCTGATTGAAGACCTCCAAAAACCCGCCGCCGTTCAGGCGGCCGCAGCCGTGCTGAAAAATCACGGGCTGCTTCTGGCCGGCCCCGGCAAAGTCCGTCCCGTGCGGGTCTGGGGCATTCAGCTGCCCCAACGGCTGTCTGTCAGCCCCCTGCAGGATACGCTGCTGGTTCAGAAAGGACAAACAGCCCCGTCCTTCGACCCGCAGAATACCGGCGAAATCGGCGGCTTTGTCGGCATCGGCGTTCTCGCCCAGCCCGATGAAAAAACCGATGAATACAACCTCGACGAGGTCCGACGCTACATCGGTCAGAAAATGGCCCTGACAACCGGCTCGCTGCAATCCGCTCCCGCCGGCGAACAGACCGGTCCGGCTCAAAGGCAGTTCCGGCGGCGAGTCCTGCGGTTTACCTGCACCGATGTGATGCAGACCGGGGTATGGGACCTGGATGAACAGAATGTCTTTGTCCCCATCGAAGCCCTCTCCGCCGTTTTGTATCCCGACCTGCCCTCTCCGGCGGCGGATATCATTCAGATTCGGCTGGCCCCCGGCGTTTCCGAAGAGGCGGGCTTGGCAATCGTCCGGGGCATCTGGGATAATTTCGCCAAAGACCGATTTGCATGGGGACCATTTGCCTCCATTGAAACCTCCCGCCGGCTTCAGGCCCGTTTGATCGCCGAGTACCGTAAACAAATGGGGGTCTTGCTGCTGATTTTCGGATTGGTCAGCTTATCGGTGATTCTGCTGGTCTTCTGCATCTTTTCGCTGCTGGTGATGACCAAACAAAAAGACATTGCCATTCTCAAAAGCTGCGGGGCCTCCCGAGGCGACATTGCCGGACTGTTTCTATCCTTCGGATTTCTCAACGGATTTGCCGGAGCCGCTCTCGGCATCCTCCTCGGCTGGCTTATAATCTCCCATATCAATTCGATTGAACATCAAATCAGCCGCCTGTTCGGCCTGAAAATCTGGAAAGCAGGCGTGTATATGTTTTCGCAGATTCCCAACACTGTGGATTGGCCGGCCGCCGGTTGGATTCTTCTGGCCGCAGTAGCGGCTTCCGTAATCGGTGCGCTCATTCCGGCCTTCCGGGCAGCCTGGATTGAACCGGTCCGGCTGTTGAGGTACGAATAAGATGTTTGCTTGGAAACTGGCTGTCAGATACTTCCGAAACCGTCCCAGTTCCTGGCTGGCTGTGGCGGCCGTCGCCCTTTGCACGTTTATTGTGGTTGTTGTCCTGACCGTAATGAACGGTCTGGCCTTCGACTTTAAGGAAAAAAACCACCTCGCCGTCGGCGACTGCATCCTCTCCACAGATTCTCTGGTTGGGTTTCCGGATGACCCCAACTGGCTAACCCTGCTCGAATCCCAGCCCTTTATCGAAGCGGTGTCTCCCGCGATTCTCGGTGTCGGTCTGGTTACTCAGCCCGGAGCCGACTGGAATATCGCCGTCCAGTTTCTCGGCATCGACCCGGTTCGTCACAGTGCCGCCACGGGATTCGGCCGCTCCCTGTACTATCGAAAAAACCAGCCCCATCTGGCATTTGTTCCTTCGTATGCCCCGCACGAGCCGGGCTGCGTGGCCGGCATCGACCTGGCCGGAATCAGCCGGACCTCGCAGGGAACCTATCTCCACCCGCTCCAGCAGATGCCGATTCGGCTGATTCTCAGCAGTTTCCCCCTGACCCCCCGCGGGGCCATGGCACGCGGCGGAACAGACCTGGTCAACAGCAAGACCTATTACCTGGCCGATGACAGCCACACAGGCATCCCGCAGATTGACGGCAGTATGATTTACCTGCCGCTGGAGGAGGCCCGTCTGCTGACCGGAATGGACAGTCCCTTCCCACGCATCAGCTCCATTCACATCCGTTTCAAGTCCTCCGTAGGTCTTCAAGAGGGTGTTGAAAAGGTGCGGAAACTATGGACGGAATATCTGAACAGCCGCCGGAATCATCCCTATTTCAATCTGCTCGAAGCGGTACGCGTCCAAAGCTGGCTGGAAAACCGCCGCAGCCGAATCGCCGCCATCGAAAAGGAACAAACCATGCTGATTCTGCTCTTCCTGATGCTCGGCCTCATCACTGTTTTTATTGTCTTCGTAATTTTTTACATGCTGGTCGGCCACAAAAGCAAAGACATCGGCATTCTCAAAAGTGTCGGAATGTCAAAAGTCAGAATCGCTCAGGTTTTCCTCAATTTCGCCGCGCTCATCGGCCTTTTCGGCTCCCTATTGGGAGCGGCCGGCGGCTGCCTGTTCCTTGTGTACATTAACCCCATTGAAAACTGGCTTTTCGAACACTTTGATTTCCAACTGTGGGACCGAACCATCTACGCCATTGGACAGATTCCGAATCAGATTCAGCCGGGATTTCTGGTGAGTGTCGGGCTGGCCGCCATCGCAGCTTGTCTGACGGGGGCACTGATACCGGCCGTTCAGGCCGCCCAAAAAGAAACTGTGGAGGTGCTTCGGGTCAGCCAGGTATAATCGCCCAAACAAACACAGGAACAAAAATGAAAACAATCATCGAAGCAAAGAATATCCACAAGTCCTATCCGATGGGCAAGCAGACCCTTCACGTCCTCAAAGGGGTTTCGCTGAAGATTCAAACCGGCTCCTTCACTGCCATTGTAGGCGCCTCCGGCAGCGGCAAAAGCACACTGCTTCACATCCTCGGTGCCCTGGATAAACCGGACAGCGGAAGTGTAGAATTTCAAGGAAAAGACATCAGTCGGCTTTCCGCCGCTCAGCTGAATCGATACCGCAACCAATCCGTTGGTTTCGTATTCCAGTTCTATCACCTCCTCAATGAACTTAATGTCCTCGAAAACACCCTGCTTCCGGCCATGATTTCCAACGGCTCAGCCGGATATTTGAAGAAAAAAAAGGAGCTTCAGGAGGCTGCAACGGTTTTGCTCGAGCGCTTTGGGCTGGGCGGTCGCCTCCGACACCGGCCCTTTGAACTGTCCGGCGGAGAACGTCAGCGGGTGGCCATCGCGCGGGCCCTGATAAACAAACCCGCCCTGCTGCTGGCTGACGAACCCACCGGAAACCTTGACTCAAAAACCGGTTCGGGTATATTAGAAGTCCTAAATGAGCTTAACCGAGGCGGGCAAACCATTATCATGGTCACGCATGACCTTCGGATTGCAGAAATGGCCGGAGAAATTGTTCACCTCGAGGACGGCAGAATTGTCGAGGAACCGAAAATCAAATAATGCATTCGGAGTTGCTCATGGGTTTGAAAATCTGGCTGGATGACAAATTAGTCAATCAGGAGGAGGCAAAAATTTCCGTTTTTGACCATGGTTTGCTCTATGGAGACGGGGTCTTTGAGGGGATTCGAGTTTACAGCGGAAAAATATTTGAACACGATGCCCACCTTGAACGCCTTTACAAGTCCGCCAAGGTCATCCGCCTGACAATCCCGATGGACCTGCCGACGCTCAAAAAGGCCGTGGAGGAAACCGTCCGAGCCAACCAGATTACCGACGGCTATATCCGTTTGGTTGTGACCCGAGGCGTCGGCGACCTGGGACTGAATCCCTTTTTGTGCAAACGCGCCTGCGTGATTATCATCGCCGACAAAATCCGCCTCTATCCGGCGGAACTGTATGAAAAAGGGCTCAAAGTCATCAGCGTTCCGACGATTCGCAATCACCCGATGAGCATCCCGCCGCAGGTGAAAAGCCTGAACTATCTGAACAACATCTTTGCAAAAATCGAAGCCGTCGATGCCGGTGCTTCCGAAGCGATTCTCTACAGCCATGACGGCTACGTGGCCGAGGCCTCCGGCGACAATATCTTCATTGTTTCGGAGGGAACGCTTTATACTCCGCCCGTGCAGGCCGGTTCGCTGGACGGCATTACGCGAAGGGTTATTATCAAATTGGCCCGGGAAGAACGGATTCCCATTATCGAAAAAAATCTGACTCGGTTCGACCTCTATACGGCCGACGAATTTTTTCTGACCGGCACAGCGGCGGAAGTCATCGGCGTTGTAGAGATGGACGGCCGCATCATTGGCGACGGAAAGCCGGGGCCGATTACGCGAAGACTGCGCGAGAAGTTCTACGCCTATGCCCACGCCTGAATCATCATCTCAAACGGCCTTCGAGTCGATTGAACAGGCCGTGCAGGCGGACCTCCAGCGTGTTCAGGATACAATTCGCCGAACCCTCTTGACGGATAAGCCGTTTTTGGCCGAGCGGCTGAAAAAACTGACCGAAAATCCCGGAAAAATGCTCCGCCCTCGGCTGCTCCTGCTCAGCGCCAGGGCCTGCGGACAAGCCAAGCCGATTCATATTGACCTGGCGGCAATTGTCGAACTGATTCATACCGCAACCCTGCTTCACGACGACGTCGTGGACCGGGCGGTTCTCCGCCGCGGACGCCTGTCCGCCAATGCCCTGTGGGGCAATACGGCGGCCGTCCTGCTGGGCGATTTTCTGCTCAGCCGCGCTTTGGCCCTCGGCGCCAGGCTCCGTCCGCCCGTTATCTCCGAGCAGATTCTCCAAACCGCTCAGCAAATCTGTGAGGGGGAACTGCTCCAAAACTATCATCGCGGCGACTGGCAAATCTCCGAAGAACTCTACCGGCAAATCATCGCATCCAAAACGGCCGCTTTGTTTGCCTTCAGCTGCACGCTCGGCGCCCAATGGGCCGAAGCGGACGAAACATCGGTCAAATCGCTCGCAAAATACGGCCGTTATCTCGGCATGGCGTTCCAAATTCGGGATGATGCAATGGACCTGTTTTCCTCCGAAAGAAAAACCGGAAAAACCGTCCGAACCGACCTGGCGGAGGAAAAGCCCACCCTGCCGGTTATCCTGTGGCTCAAAACCCTCTCGAACAAAGAAAAACAGCAGGCTGTTGTTTCTCTCGGCAACCCGAAAAAACATAAAACAATCGCCAAACAAATTAAACAATCACCCGTCCTTCTTCACGTCAAACGGCGGATCGAACATCTCAAAAAAAAGGCCTGCGATTGTTTGAAACCGCTGGCAGACTCCCCCGCTAAAGACGCTCTCTGCCGACTGGCCGAAGAGATTGCAGAAGGACTCGGCCCTCTCCTTCGGTAAAGCAACAAAAAAGGCCGGGTTCATAGCACCCGGCCCTGAATAACCGAAAACGATGCGCTTGCTTAGAACGCAAAGCTGTAGGAAATCGTGCCCCAGTACTCATCGCTTGTGTTGACTGTGTCCTCGAAGGAATTCTGGAAATAGACAGCCGGTACAATCTTGGCACCGGTCATCGGGCACTTGAACTGGCTCTTCAGGCCCCAGACCATGTGCGACCAATCGTGATCGGAATACATCGCACCGTCATTAAAGACCAGATCCCACGAGAACGTCAGCGGCAGGTCGGTCGGAAGGTTGTAATTAAAGCCCATCAGATAAATCGTGCCGGAAGCATCCTTGATGTCTGACTTGCTGCGGGCAGGCCACAACTGATAAACCGCTACGTGCGGAACGACTTCATTGCCGGTCAGCTTGGGCATCTCGGCTTCCACAAAGACTTCCTGCTTATCCCAGGCCTTTGTGTATGTATCAATATAATCAAAATACCGCCAGCCGAGTTTGTAATTGGTTTCCCAGCAGTCACCGCCGAGGGCCTTGCCTTTATAGTAAACGGTGTAGTCGTACTCGGTCAGATTCACACGGCTGTCCAACAGGTCATTGGTCCAGCCGCCCCGCTCCGGATAAGACATCCAGACGCTGGCGCCCAGTCCGCTCTCATGCGAGAAATCAATGCTGGGCTGGAAGGCGCCGGCATTATCCAGAATATCATAGCCGCGCCAGATGTACCGAGAGGTGTAGCTTAAATCCACTGTTGTCGTCCATTCCTGTGCACCGGCAGCTGCTGCCATCGCGCACAACACCAACACAACCATCATCTTCTTCATAATTCGGTTCCTTTCCATTGCTCCCTAATACAATTCCCTTTCCGTTTTGCTTGTGAAGATTGCAAGCTCCTGACCGACAATTATGAACAGAAACACAGCAACCTTCAATAAAAAAAACAAAAAAAGAAATGCTTTCACGTCCTTGTTAAAATAGGCAAAGTTGCCCGCTCCGCTTGTTGAATATTAGGTGGGTGGGCGGGTTTCTATTTGTTCTTTGGCCTGTCCCACTAAATAGAAACTGCCCGTGATGCAGATCAAATCTTCACGCGTGACCACACTGCGGGCGATGCGCACCGCCTCCCGCAGCGACATCGCCGTCTGGCACATTTTGCCGCAGATCTCCGTATAGAGGTCCGCCAATTCCTGCGGATAGACAGCCTTAGGGCTGTTGCTTCGCGTAAAGATGACTTTGTCGGCTCCATACTGAAGCTGCGTGAGCATCCCGCGAACATCCTTGTCGTTGTTGCAGCCGAAAATAATAATCATCGAATCATACGGAATATGCTGACCGATGGCCTGAATCAGGGCCCGAATGCTGGCGGCATTGTGAGCCGCATCGACCAGAATTCGCGGGTCATTGCAAATCATTTCCATCCGCCCAATCAGCGAAACCTTGCTGAGCCCCTCGACGGCCTTGCTGTCGTCTACCTGGAATCCGCGCTGTTTGAGCTGATCCAGCATCGCCAAAGCCAGACCGCAGTTGATGACCTGATGCTCTCCGGGCAGCGGCACACGCAAATGCTCAAACCGGCTGTACGGCGTCGTCAGGCAGATTCGATTGTGCGGTCCATGCTCTCGTGACGACTCAAACCGATACGAAAAATCAATATCCTTGCCCGTCACGCACAGCGGGGCTTTCAGGGCCTGCGCCTGCTTCTTGATGACCCGCATCGCCAGCGGGTCCTGCGGAACCGTCACGACAGGAATGCCTTCCTTGATGACACCGGCCTTCTCGCGGGCAATACAGTCAATCGTCGGCCCCAGCAGATTCATATGGTCCAGACTGATGCTCGTAATGCCGACAACCTCCGGTGTAATCACATTGGTGCTGTCCAGCCGTCCGCCCAGGCCGGTCTCAATAACGGCAATATCAACCTTTTCCTCCACAAAATGCAGAAAGGCCAAGGCCGTAAAGATCTCAAAAAAGGTCGGCGTATCCTGCCGTTCGGCCATCTTTTCCACAACCGGATACACGCGATTGAGAAGGTCCAGCATCGCCTTCTTCGAAATCATTTCCGAGTTGACGACAATGCGCTCGTGCAGCGTCGTTACATGCGGAGAGGTGTACAGTCCAACTTTGTAGCCGTTGGCCTCGAGCATTTTGGCCAGCATTGTCGCCGTAGAACCCTTGCCCTTTGTACCTGCAATGTGGACACACCTTATCTTCTTGTGGGGGTTTCCAAGCCCCTTTAGAAGATTGTTCATCCGGTCAAGGTTGAACGTGGTGATATTATAGCGCAGCCGCTCCTGCCTCTCGTAGTCCGTCCGATCGAACAGGTATTTCATCGCCTGTTCGTAAGTCCGAAACGCACTCACAGTGCGTTTGATTTTTTCGACAGCAACGGAGGAGGTGGTTTTTTTCGCCTTAGACTGCGTCGTCCGTGATAGTCTTTTAGTTGTTGTCATGATTGCAAAGGATAATACTCGAAAAAACTTAATAAGTCAATTGTATTATGCCGCAAACCAAACAAAAACAAATCTATGCCGAAAACAGTTAATCATATATCAATTATTTATAAGAACTTACAAAAACACCTTCTTCGTCGTTTTTTGAAACAAACATAAACGATAAAAAAGAAATACTTATAATATGATTACTATAACTAATTGTATTATTGGATTTCTTCCGAAAAAATTAAGCCGCAAAAACGCTTGAAACGACCATCCTAACTTAATACAATACGGTACTTTTCAATTCTGTTTCATAAAATCTTTCTATTTTTTGAGGTTTTTTATGGCGAACGCGAATGCAACAGGTCTTTCGGCTCTGGATATGAAATGTGTAGAAACCATCCGTTTTCTGGCGATGGATGGAGTTCAGGCTGCCAATTCCGGGCATCCCGGGATGCCGATGGGGATGGCCGCCGCTGCCTATGCACTCTGGATGCGGCACCTCCGGTTTAATCCCGCCGACCCGAAATGGCTCAACCGCGACCGTTTCATCCTCTCGGCCGGACACGGCAGCATGCTCCTGTACGCCCTGCTTCACTTGTGCGGGTTTGACCTGCCGCTGGACGAACTGAAACAGTTCCGTCAGTGGGGCAGCAAGACCCCCGGCCATCCGGAATACGGACACACCCCCGGTGTGGAAGTCACCACCGGACCGCTGGGCCAGGGCATCTCCAACGGTGTCGGCATGGCCATTGCCCAAAAGTACCTGGCCGCACGATACAACAAAGAAGGATTCCCGATTTTTGACTATAAAATCTATGTCATTGCCGGCGACGGCTGCCTTCAGGAAGGCGTCAGCGGCGAGGCTTCCAGTCTGGCCGGTCATCTGGGGCTGGACAACCTGATTGTCATCTACGATGACAACGGCATCACCATCGACGGCGAAACGCATCTATCCTTCACCGAAGACGTCGCCAAACGGTATGAGGCCTACGGCTGGAATGTCCACACCGTCGGCGGCGACGGCCACAACATCGCCGAGCTGGACCGCGTCCTCGAAATCG
This genomic interval carries:
- a CDS encoding FtsX-like permease family protein, with translation MKHVSFFLCGRYLRRRRMMLLSITAVALSCALLLITASLFTGFIAALETSTTRHLGDIVLEAPSGQLITDFQTLIEDLQKPAAVQAAAAVLKNHGLLLAGPGKVRPVRVWGIQLPQRLSVSPLQDTLLVQKGQTAPSFDPQNTGEIGGFVGIGVLAQPDEKTDEYNLDEVRRYIGQKMALTTGSLQSAPAGEQTGPAQRQFRRRVLRFTCTDVMQTGVWDLDEQNVFVPIEALSAVLYPDLPSPAADIIQIRLAPGVSEEAGLAIVRGIWDNFAKDRFAWGPFASIETSRRLQARLIAEYRKQMGVLLLIFGLVSLSVILLVFCIFSLLVMTKQKDIAILKSCGASRGDIAGLFLSFGFLNGFAGAALGILLGWLIISHINSIEHQISRLFGLKIWKAGVYMFSQIPNTVDWPAAGWILLAAVAASVIGALIPAFRAAWIEPVRLLRYE
- a CDS encoding FtsX-like permease family protein, which codes for MFAWKLAVRYFRNRPSSWLAVAAVALCTFIVVVVLTVMNGLAFDFKEKNHLAVGDCILSTDSLVGFPDDPNWLTLLESQPFIEAVSPAILGVGLVTQPGADWNIAVQFLGIDPVRHSAATGFGRSLYYRKNQPHLAFVPSYAPHEPGCVAGIDLAGISRTSQGTYLHPLQQMPIRLILSSFPLTPRGAMARGGTDLVNSKTYYLADDSHTGIPQIDGSMIYLPLEEARLLTGMDSPFPRISSIHIRFKSSVGLQEGVEKVRKLWTEYLNSRRNHPYFNLLEAVRVQSWLENRRSRIAAIEKEQTMLILLFLMLGLITVFIVFVIFYMLVGHKSKDIGILKSVGMSKVRIAQVFLNFAALIGLFGSLLGAAGGCLFLVYINPIENWLFEHFDFQLWDRTIYAIGQIPNQIQPGFLVSVGLAAIAACLTGALIPAVQAAQKETVEVLRVSQV
- a CDS encoding ABC transporter ATP-binding protein, which gives rise to MKTIIEAKNIHKSYPMGKQTLHVLKGVSLKIQTGSFTAIVGASGSGKSTLLHILGALDKPDSGSVEFQGKDISRLSAAQLNRYRNQSVGFVFQFYHLLNELNVLENTLLPAMISNGSAGYLKKKKELQEAATVLLERFGLGGRLRHRPFELSGGERQRVAIARALINKPALLLADEPTGNLDSKTGSGILEVLNELNRGGQTIIMVTHDLRIAEMAGEIVHLEDGRIVEEPKIK
- the ilvE gene encoding branched-chain-amino-acid transaminase translates to MGLKIWLDDKLVNQEEAKISVFDHGLLYGDGVFEGIRVYSGKIFEHDAHLERLYKSAKVIRLTIPMDLPTLKKAVEETVRANQITDGYIRLVVTRGVGDLGLNPFLCKRACVIIIADKIRLYPAELYEKGLKVISVPTIRNHPMSIPPQVKSLNYLNNIFAKIEAVDAGASEAILYSHDGYVAEASGDNIFIVSEGTLYTPPVQAGSLDGITRRVIIKLAREERIPIIEKNLTRFDLYTADEFFLTGTAAEVIGVVEMDGRIIGDGKPGPITRRLREKFYAYAHA
- a CDS encoding polyprenyl synthetase family protein, yielding MPTPESSSQTAFESIEQAVQADLQRVQDTIRRTLLTDKPFLAERLKKLTENPGKMLRPRLLLLSARACGQAKPIHIDLAAIVELIHTATLLHDDVVDRAVLRRGRLSANALWGNTAAVLLGDFLLSRALALGARLRPPVISEQILQTAQQICEGELLQNYHRGDWQISEELYRQIIASKTAALFAFSCTLGAQWAEADETSVKSLAKYGRYLGMAFQIRDDAMDLFSSERKTGKTVRTDLAEEKPTLPVILWLKTLSNKEKQQAVVSLGNPKKHKTIAKQIKQSPVLLHVKRRIEHLKKKACDCLKPLADSPAKDALCRLAEEIAEGLGPLLR
- a CDS encoding folylpolyglutamate synthase/dihydrofolate synthase family protein codes for the protein MSAFRTYEQAMKYLFDRTDYERQERLRYNITTFNLDRMNNLLKGLGNPHKKIRCVHIAGTKGKGSTATMLAKMLEANGYKVGLYTSPHVTTLHERIVVNSEMISKKAMLDLLNRVYPVVEKMAERQDTPTFFEIFTALAFLHFVEEKVDIAVIETGLGGRLDSTNVITPEVVGITSISLDHMNLLGPTIDCIAREKAGVIKEGIPVVTVPQDPLAMRVIKKQAQALKAPLCVTGKDIDFSYRFESSREHGPHNRICLTTPYSRFEHLRVPLPGEHQVINCGLALAMLDQLKQRGFQVDDSKAVEGLSKVSLIGRMEMICNDPRILVDAAHNAASIRALIQAIGQHIPYDSMIIIFGCNNDKDVRGMLTQLQYGADKVIFTRSNSPKAVYPQELADLYTEICGKMCQTAMSLREAVRIARSVVTREDLICITGSFYLVGQAKEQIETRPPT